Proteins from one Vespula vulgaris chromosome 23, iyVesVulg1.1, whole genome shotgun sequence genomic window:
- the LOC127071778 gene encoding tol-Pal system protein TolA-like, whose translation MKTISMIVIVFTLAIATESMADSKKQKRGVALFGPPGYDVFGVVPAYGTTSWAPTGFGSVPWNPPTSPDIALAQIQAQATHNVALQTLKDPSPGTPSIAYPPEVMKAIQQAKEANHNVFVAQQRVAEAKEVAVVQQKIALGKEAAAREAALRSQEISSHAQEEARASAKQLVAAQQRLATLKDAVAAAQRVAAAREAAAAAAIQRNAADTAAELRKQDVDKQISQSEQEAKEKDIVAAKENAVANAVEHAAFEKPVHHPWG comes from the exons ATGAAGACCATCTCAAtg ATCGTTATTGTATTCACGTTGGCTATTGCCACGGAATCAATGGCAGACTCGAAAAAACAGAAACGTGGCGTAGCACTTTTTGGTCCACCCGGTTACGATGTTTTCGGTGTCGTGCCAGCTTATGGTACTACTTCTTGGGCACCGACCGGTTTCGGCAGTGTTCCATGGAATCCTCCAACTTCTCCTGACATTGCTCTTGCACAAATTCAAGCACAAGCGACCCATAACGTCGCCTTACAA ACTCTGAAGGATCCATCCCCTGGAACACCAAGCATTGCTTATCCACCGGAAGTTATGAAAGCGATTCAGCAGGCTAAAGAAGCTAATCACAACGTGTTCGTAGCTCAACAAAGAGTGGCAGAGGCTAAAGAAGTTGCAGTGGTTCAACAAAAGATTGCACTTGGCAAAGAAGCCGCTGCCAGGGAAGCGGCTTTGag ATCGCAAGAAATTTCATCGCACGCTCAAGAAGAAGCTAGAGCGAGCGCTAAGCAATTAGTAGCTGCGCAGCAGAGATTGGCAACCTTGAAAGATGCTGTGGCCGCTGCACAACGGGTTGCAGCTGCAAGGGAGGCTGCCGCGGCCGCGGCTATTCAGAGAAATGCCGCTGACACTGCAGCAGAATTGAGAAAACAAGATGTTGACAAACAAATCTCGCAGAGCGAGCAAGAAGCTAAG gaAAAAGACATTGTTGCGGCAAAGGAAAACGCCGTCGCTAACGCAGTAGAACACGCGGCATTTGAAAAGCCTGTACACCATCCTTGGGGTTAA
- the LOC127071906 gene encoding uncharacterized protein LOC127071906: MPVKIDLWYQLVPVNRYHILYVVISIITLTSALNVPNSSEETRERIPTKDINDQKSLINEESIKSLTPDNYVPTSRSQTLERDHYSQVPINQNSATGGSFSSPYQAKQPFASTERFSTPYFEHGFVNPDVIKPTLQLRPIASSQIQKLRETNTNSNDDDNDRKKIIGGISGVTNYDYPFLSSQQKFVPSFSDIANNQKEIPTNDVQLPVYRTHYPGPKNSDYVFTTYTPSHQSVSNLETKLHQYFPENEATTTTKKITLPVKNSQYMPVYLRTFENKPVLLNHDLNYLQPNLNFGFIGAKEKTIAQAANNISPFQSSISSFQGQVIPIQTASSTPQFPQYKGAAVATYPVSLDLAKIPRTYEPLRTQPQLHFQNVLATPIVNPYQNVNLNSKAAEEIRDDVEIINKKPPQPPRKNDEDEFDDGDKSVEAEYGPNYNDEEVYRSKNTKESSLENDFVPSKSFPFKEYDEKFGKNFKKNNKDDEDDKPNSDKFQSYSSSENDEDGRSSKYSDDYESSEARRTNYENDDEDEDGNERYESEREPEEDRKEEPNRSKYFRIDFEREFDDIYKKPLTKNKYINTKEVPEEKRQKSGFNRYKEESDDEENNYPFNYNRKKNYRNLDDTRKRSTDILSNPNPIGRELTSNYGGFYVPSIVNSKIRTLSNEKVFRDLTGI, from the exons ATTTTATACGTCGTCATTTCGATAATTACGTTAACTTCGGCGTTAAACGTACCAAATTCGTCggaagaaacaagagaaaggaTACCAACGAAAGATATTAATGATCAAAAATCGCTTATCAACgaagaaagtataaaatcGTTGACTCCTGATAATTACGTTCCGACGTCACGTTCTCAGACATTGGAGAGAGATCATTATTCGCAAGTACCGATCAATCAGAATTCAGCTACAGGTGGGTCGTTCTCGTCACCTTACCAAGCAAAACAACCTTTCGCGAGCACGGAACGTTTCTCAACTCCATACTTTGAACACGGTTTTGTTAATCCCGACGTTATAAAACCAACGTTACAACTGAGACCCATCGCATCATCtcaaatacaaaaattacgaGAAACCAATACAAATTCGaacgacgatgataacgatcgaaagaaaataataggaGGGATTTCTGGTGTTACGAATTATGACTATCCATTTTTGTCGAGCCAACAGAAATTCGTTCCATCATTCTCTGACATTGCCAAcaatcaaaaagaaattccTACCAATGACGTTCAACTACCTGTATACAGGACTCATTATCCAGGACCAAAAAACTCTGACTACGTTTTTACTACTTATACGCCAAGTCATCAAAGCGTATCTAATCTGGAAACGAAACTACATCAATATTTTCCAGAAAACGAAGCTACTACTACAACGAAGAAAATCACGTTGCCTGTTAAAAATTCTCAATATATGCCGGTATATCTGAGAACATTTGAAAACAAACCGGTGCTTTTAAATCACGATCTTAATTATCTACAACCAAATTTGAATTTTGGTTTCATCGgtgcaaaagagaaaacgatcgcGCAAGCAGCTAACAATATTTCACCTTTCCAATCGTCCATTTCGAGCTTTCAGGGCCAAGTGATTCCTATTCAGACGGCCAGCAGCACTCCACAATTTCCACAATACAAAGGTGCTGCTGTGGCAACCTATCCAGTTTCTCTCGATCTTGCAAAGATACCACGTACCTATGAGCCTCTTCGTACCCAACCACAATTACATTTTCAGAACGTGCTGGCTACACCTATTGTTAATCCTTATCAAAACGTGAATTTGAATTCGAAAGCTGCTGAGGAGATACGTGACGATGTTGAGATTATTAACAAGAAACCACCGCAACCACCTCGTAAAAATGACGAAGACGAATTCGATGATG GAGACAAAAGCGTCGAAGCTGAATACGGCCCAAATTATAATGACGAGGAAGTATACAGGTCTAAGAATACGAAGGAATCATCCTTGGAAAATGATTTTGTTCCGTCTAAGTCATTTCCTTTCAAGGAATACGACGAGAAATTCggaaaaaatttcaagaaaaataataaagacgaTGAGGACGATAAGCCGAATTCCGACAAGTTTCAAAGTTACTCATCATCTGAGAACGACGAGGATGGACGTTCTTCCAAATATAGCGATGATTATGAATCATCGGAGGCTCGTCGTACTAATTACGAAAATgatgacgaagatgaagatggaAATGAGAGATACGAGAGCGAACGAGAACCTGAAGAAGATCGGAAAGAAGAACCGAACAGAAGcaaatattttagaatagaCTTTGAGAGAGAATTCGatgatatttacaaaaaacCATTGACAAAGAATA AATATATTAACACGAAAGAAGTGCCCGAAGAAAAACGTCAAAAAAGCGGATTCAATCGTTACAAAGAAGAATCcgatgacgaagaaaataattatccgttcaattataatcgaaagaagaattatcGAAATTTAGATGACACAAGAAAAAGATCAAccgatattttatcaaatccCAATCCGATTGGAAGAGAATTGACGAGTAATTACGGTGGATTTTACGTTCCGAGTATAGTTAATAGTAAAATTCGAACACTCAGCAACGAGAAAGTATTTCGCGATTTAACAGGAatctaa